CGGGCACTCCTCCTTAGAGAATCTCCACCACCACTTAAATAACAGAGCTGTGTTGCGGAGCATCGCATCACCAACTCCTAGTCCGCCTAACCTTTTTGGAGCTTGGACCACTTCCCATTTAACCAAAGTCATGCCATACCCCCCGTCCTCCTTTCCCCACAAGAATCTTCTCTGCAATGAAATCAGTTTCTCCGCAACCGCTTTCGGCATCTTGTATAAGCTTAAATAATATACCGGTAAGCTATTTAAGACAACTTTGATGAGAACCAATTTTTCCGCTTTATTAAGGACCTTGGATTTCCATAAACTGAGCTTGTCCTCTACTTTATCAATTATCGGCTTCCAAGTCTTCACCAACCTCGGATTTGCACCTAAAGAAATCCCCAAGTATTTAACTGGAAGAGCATCTCCTTACACCCCAACAAGCTACACATGCTCTGAACCCACTGTTGATCACAATTTATAGGTATTAAACTCGATTTCTCAAAATTGATGCTTAAACCCGACATCAATTCGAAGCATCATAGAAGCCTTTTATAATTCTTAACAGACTCCTCCTCTAGCAGACAGAACAACACAGTATCATCAGCGAACTGGAGATGTGACAATTCTATATTGTCTCTACCCACGAACAGAGGAGATATCCGACCATTTCTGACTGCCTCCCCAATCATCCTATGTAGAACGTCAACAACAAGTACAAATAGGAACGGAGTAAGAGGATCACCTTGTCTCAGACCTCTATCCATCTTGAACGGTTTAGTTGGTGAACCATTTACCAATACTGACATAGTGGCTGTGCAGACACACTCCATAACCCACTTTCTCCACCTAAGGCCAAATCCCATCTTCTGCAGGACAATGTCCATAAACCTCCACCTGACCCTATCATATGCCTTTTGAAAATCCAGCTTGATTATCGCCGCTTCCTTCTTCCTCAATTTGAGCCAATGTATAGTTTCACAAGCAATCAGAGCCCCATCATGTATTTTCCATCCCTTTACAAATGCACTCTGAGTTTCTCCAACCAGACCTGGCATAACTGATCTCATCCTGCTAACCAAAACCTTGGAAATCACCTTATACACACAACCAACCATGCTAATTGGACGAAGGTCCTTAATCTCCTTAGCACCAGTAAACTTCGGCGCCAATGCCACCCATGTGAGATTAGAGTCTTTCGGTAGCCTAGAGGTTTGAAAGAATCCTAGCACCGCTGCCGTGAACTCAGTCCCAATTTCCTCCCAACACTTTTTAATAAAGTTCATGTTGTACCCATCACTTCCTGGTGCCTTAGATGATTCACAGTCCCACACGGCGTCTTTTATCTCCTCAGGCGACGGCAAAACCTCCAATGCTTCATCATGTTCCACATCTATCATATTTACCAGTCCATCTCTGAAACCCACCATAGAAGCCTCCTCCTGGTAATATAATTTCTTATAGAACTCTCTGATAGCAATTTTTATCCTTGCTTGATTTCTGGTTAGCCTTCCATTAATAACCAGTGCATCAATCCTGTTATTCCTCCTTCTAGTTGAAGCTACGTTGTGAAAGTACCTGGTATTTTTGTCCATGTCCTTCGCGAGGTGGGATCGCGACATCTGTTTCTAGTGCAGTTCCTTCCTTACATACCACTTCTTACAGCACGTCACCAACGCCTTCCTTCTTGCCTCCACTGTTCCATCAAATACATCATTGCTTACCATGTCGTCTATCTTCTTTATCTCTTCCTCAAACTTCGTAATTTTCTTATCCATGTCTCCAAAATTATCTCGATGCCACCTTCCCAGCGGATTTGTCAAGGCCTTCAATTTTTCTGTGAACTGTATATTCCCTAATCCCCTCCATTCCTCCTTGACCATTCTTAGGAAGCCTTCATGTGTAAACCACGAGTCAAGGCTCCGGAAAGGCCTAGGTCCATATCTCACACTAGTATCTTCTACTATCATAGGACAGTGATCTGACAAGCCCTGTGGTCTTCCTCTCAAGCGAATCTCTGGGAACTCCTCCACCCATTCTAAATTCACCAAGACTCTATCAATCTGGCTACAGGATCGTCCTATGAACCAGGTAAACTTCCTGTCATTAAGCGGTAGGTCTACCAGATGCATATCTTGTATCCAGTTTTTAAACTCTTCGGCAGAAATTGATAAGTTGACATTACCTTTCCTTTCTTCTATATGGACAATCTCGTTAAAGTCACCCATGAAGCAACAAGGTACCTGACATAATCCAGCTGTATAGCTCAACTCTTCCCAAATAATAAGTTTTTCGTCTCTGGTATGGGCACcataaatcaagaaaaatgcACAATTGAAGCTGTTCTGCAAAATTACCCCTTCTACACATAACCATCTCTCCCCTTTATAACAATTATTCATTTTAAAGCTCATTTCATCCCACATTAACAACAAACCTCCCGACGCACCATCAGACTCAACAAATTCCCACCCAACACTACCTTGTCCCCAGAATCTTGATACATCAAATCTAGTTACTGCAAGCTTTTTAGTTTCAATCAGACCTAACATGTctagtttatattttttcttcatatCCTTTATCATTCTCACTTTGCCGTCCCCCCTCAATCCCCTCACATTCCAAGaacaaaaaatcattttaaaatattattacacaCCTTACTTTTATTCTTAGGTCTGCTTCGTCTTGCTTTCGCCTTTTGTTTTGCCAATCTTCTTTCCTGTGcattttcttcattttgagcTTGGAGGGCGGCCATGATATCGTCTTCTTCGTTGTACAGCGTGGCTCCAGACTCCACAGCTATTTCCCATGTCCTCCTGTTTTCCAACATTTGCTCGTCCAGCGTTGAACTCTGGTTGTCACCGATATCTTCATATTCATCTCCATCACCCTTCCTGGTAGTAATCCCAGCTCTATCTCCACTCGGCATCAACCTCCCCTGCCCATTCTTCGAACCATTACAGACATTTACAGCATCGTTGACCACATCTTTCCTATTATCCGAGCTAGTGCTTGCAATTTTTGCAGTGGTTTTGTTCTCCTCGTCTGAACCGTTTCCTCCTTCAATGTCCCCAAGGTTGCCCTCATCACTAACATCCCCATTTCCGCCATGTATGCCTACCATAGCCCCAGCATCTCCTAAGCCAGCCACTAACCGAAATCCTGGGATTACACTCCCGTTCATCCCTGGAGCCCGACCGTCATCCAATTCCTCTGGATTCGCCATCAACTCCTCACGCCCAACCGCCTCAGCGCAGCCACCTCTGCCCTCGACAGCCGGCTCACCCTCATCCCCGTTAGCCGTCCCAATCACACACCATCCCTCCAATCCCTGGCTCGCATGGATTCACGTAAGCCTCCAGCCCCTAGTTTTCGCGAGGACGGGGGGGAAGCAGCGCCGCGATCTCCCTTCATCGCTCCTGTGGTATTTTCGCGCTGGGCAACAGTGTTGCAGACCCATGGCGAGCTCCGCTTCCTTCGACCCGCCTCATCCTGACCCGGTCCAGCCTTGTCAACCGCTGCTTCAGCGTTCCTTCTTGCTGCCACTACGAGGAGTTCTGGCCCAGCAGCATTTTGTGGCCCAAACCGGTTTCTCTTCTCCTTGGGCCAAGTATCtttagtgtatttttttgtttttatactCCTTCTAGCACCCCTTAGCAGCCCACGGTCCAAATCCTCTACCTCCCAAGAAATGGTTCTATCAGAATCCTCATTACTCCCCAAATCAGTGTTCCCCACCAAATCCGCATGCCCTTCAATGCTTGATTTGAACGTTACCTGATTGTGTTGATTGTCAATTAAAGTCACATTGATCCATTCATTCAAAatactttcagaaattaccctTCTATCTTCCACTACGCCATCCTCCTGTGCCACCGCCATCAGCAGTTCTTCTTCCGGGCTAAAGCATTCTGCTCGATTTATGTGCCCCACCATCATGCCAATCGCAACTGAGCCGCTGCCTGAAACAATTTCTCTTTGCACCTCGCCGGTAGTGCTTTCATTAGGGTTATTATTCAACTTATAACTAGTTCCAGGCGTCTCATGTCCCACCTCCTTTACCATAACATCAAACCTGCTAATGCCAATTGTAATGTGTATTCACTCGTTAATCACATTCATAAAAGATATATCAATTTGTACTCGTCCCACACTGAAATAATTGCAGGATTCTGTCATCGTATCGCAACCAACCACTTCACCCCATTGACTCCCGATGGTTTTGAATGTTTCCATGGACCAGGCATGCAGCGGCACTCCAAAACATTCTAGGCACACTCTTCGGGTTTCACTCTGCTGCGATTCCTCCCATCTTCAAACGCTATGAAAAAACTGAAGAAGACTGTTCATATTAAAGGTGTATGCCTTCGGCGCTTAACACACTATCAAATGTCAGTAAGACTTTGTAAGCTCCCAGTTCTCGTACATGGGTGACTCGGGGCAAATTTTTTGCAATCTGTTCTTCCAAGGATCTGAAGTTAATAGCAGTTGTTGTCCCTCCCACTAGGCTTCTCTGTAAccattccatattttcttttgctaCAGATACTTCCACCTTCTTTGTCCCTCCATTTCCATGTGGATCGAG
This sequence is a window from Arachis duranensis cultivar V14167 chromosome 2, aradu.V14167.gnm2.J7QH, whole genome shotgun sequence. Protein-coding genes within it:
- the LOC107474701 gene encoding uncharacterized protein LOC107474701, producing MLGLIETKKLAVTRFDVSRFWGQGSVGWEFVESDGASGGLLLMWDEMSFKMNNCYKGERWLCVEGVILQNSFNCAFFLIYGAHTRDEKLIIWEELSYTAGLCQVPCCFMGDFNEIVHIEERKGNVNLSISAEEFKNWIQDMHLVDLPLNDRKFTWFIGRSCSQIDRVLVNLEWVEEFPEIRLRGRPQGLSDHCPMIVEDTSVRYGPRPFRSLDSWFTHEGFLRMVKEEWRGLGNIQFTEKLKALTNPLGRWHRDNFGDMDKKITKFEEEIKKIDDMVSNDVFDGTVEARRKALVTCCKKWYVRKELH